The Petrocella atlantisensis genome has a window encoding:
- the sfsA gene encoding DNA/RNA nuclease SfsA gives MRYKNIVEGIFVKRLNRFIAKVFIDGKSEEVHVKNTGRCQELFIEGVKVYLEKSDNPNRKTRYSLIGIYKGDVLVNIDSQVPNQVIYEALIAGEIREIGQVSHASREVTYGTSRFDIYYEKGLEKGFIEVKGVTLEEAGLALFPDAPTIRGTKHINELVKGMKEGYKNYVCFLIQIEHIHSFRPHHERDRAFADSLYQAIDTGLGVLVYNSKLGRDTIELGGSGLLLNQTYK, from the coding sequence ATGAGATACAAAAACATTGTAGAAGGCATATTTGTCAAACGTTTAAATCGCTTCATTGCGAAAGTATTTATAGATGGTAAGTCTGAAGAGGTACATGTAAAAAACACAGGACGCTGTCAGGAATTATTTATAGAAGGTGTCAAAGTCTATCTTGAAAAAAGTGACAACCCTAACAGAAAAACCAGGTATTCATTGATTGGTATCTATAAAGGTGATGTCTTGGTGAATATTGATTCTCAAGTACCAAATCAAGTCATCTATGAAGCGCTCATTGCCGGAGAAATCAGGGAAATTGGACAAGTTTCCCACGCCAGTCGAGAAGTGACCTATGGTACATCCAGATTTGATATTTACTATGAAAAAGGTTTGGAAAAGGGTTTTATTGAAGTGAAAGGGGTAACTTTGGAAGAGGCAGGCTTAGCTCTTTTTCCGGATGCACCTACCATAAGAGGCACCAAACATATTAATGAATTAGTAAAAGGTATGAAAGAAGGCTATAAAAATTATGTATGTTTCTTGATTCAGATAGAACATATTCACAGTTTTAGGCCTCATCATGAGCGAGATAGGGCATTTGCGGATAGTTTATATCAAGCCATCGATACAGGACTTGGCGTTTTAGTATACAACAGTAAGTTGGGCAGAGATACCATAGAACTTGGCGGTTCTGGTTTATTATTAAATCAAACATATAAATAG